A stretch of Syntrophus gentianae DNA encodes these proteins:
- the gyrA gene encoding DNA gyrase subunit A yields the protein MDPLAVQRNINVNIEDEMKKSYMDYAMSVIIGRAIPDVRDGLKPVHRRVLFAMSEMGNRWNRPYKKSARIVGDIIGKYHPHGDQAAYGTIVRLAQDFSMRYPLIDGQGNFGSIDDDPPAAMRYTEVRMARITEEILADLEKDTVDFIPNYDESLTEPSVLPSRLPTLLLSGTSGIAVGLATNIPPHNLTEVLSGTIALIRNPEMTLEELMTYIPGPDFPTAGFINGREGILSAYRTGRGIIRMRAKVIIEKNERNDRESIVVTEIPYQVNKAAMIEKISELVKDKRITGISDLRDESDREGIRVVIDLKRDENSSVILNQLYKHTQMESTFGIIMLAIENSQPYVFNLIEVLKSFIEFRKIVIVRRTTFEVNKARERAHILEGLIIALNNIDEVVAVIKASKSPQEAAAALCSRFSLTDMQAKAILDMRLQRLTGLEQSKIKEEFEAILKEIERLQGILDDPQKVLEVIISETEEIIERYGDERRTEIVASSEDINIEDMIAEEEMVVTYSQGGYIKRNPSSLYRTQRRGGRGKVGMMTKEEDVVERLFIASTHDYILIFTNAGRLYWLKVYQIPQAGRMAKGKPIVNLINLGPEERVAAVLPVRSFEEGQAVIMATRAGIVKKTDLSAYSNPRSGGIIALTIDEGDELVDVKLTAGGQDVFLATRKGKAIRFHEDDIRTMGRTARGVRGISMDEDDVVIGMDIPKEGNAIITVSEKGYGKRTSVSEYRLQSRGGKGTINLRVVPKGGLVAGILQVTGEEDLLLMSNSGKIIRMKIEGVPLIHRTTQGVKLIELDAEEQLVGMTSAERDTREEEENVSEENEPTDPVFPEED from the coding sequence ATGGATCCATTGGCAGTACAAAGAAATATCAATGTAAATATTGAAGATGAGATGAAAAAGTCCTACATGGACTATGCCATGAGCGTCATCATCGGCCGGGCCATTCCCGATGTTCGCGATGGCCTCAAACCGGTTCACCGTCGCGTCCTTTTTGCCATGAGCGAGATGGGAAACCGCTGGAACCGGCCCTACAAGAAGTCAGCCCGCATCGTCGGGGATATCATCGGTAAATACCATCCCCATGGCGATCAGGCGGCCTACGGCACCATCGTCCGTCTGGCCCAGGATTTTTCCATGCGCTATCCCCTCATTGACGGTCAGGGAAACTTCGGGTCCATCGACGACGATCCCCCGGCGGCCATGCGTTACACGGAAGTCCGCATGGCCAGGATCACCGAGGAAATTCTGGCGGATCTGGAAAAAGACACGGTGGATTTTATCCCGAACTATGATGAATCCCTGACGGAACCATCCGTTCTTCCCTCGCGGCTCCCGACTCTGCTGCTGAGTGGTACGTCGGGTATTGCGGTCGGTTTGGCGACGAACATCCCGCCGCACAATCTCACCGAGGTTCTTTCCGGGACCATCGCTCTCATCCGGAATCCGGAAATGACCCTGGAAGAGCTCATGACCTATATTCCGGGACCGGATTTCCCCACGGCGGGGTTCATTAACGGACGGGAAGGAATTCTCTCTGCTTATCGGACGGGGCGGGGCATCATCCGCATGCGGGCGAAAGTGATCATCGAGAAGAATGAGCGCAATGACCGGGAGAGCATTGTGGTCACTGAGATTCCTTATCAGGTCAACAAGGCGGCCATGATCGAAAAGATCTCCGAACTGGTCAAGGACAAAAGAATTACCGGAATCTCCGATCTCCGTGACGAATCCGATCGTGAGGGAATCCGGGTTGTCATTGATCTGAAGCGCGACGAGAACTCCAGCGTGATCCTGAATCAGTTGTACAAGCACACCCAGATGGAATCGACCTTCGGGATCATCATGCTGGCCATCGAAAACAGTCAGCCCTATGTGTTTAATCTCATTGAAGTCCTGAAGAGTTTTATCGAATTCCGAAAAATCGTCATCGTCCGGCGCACAACCTTCGAAGTCAACAAGGCGCGGGAACGGGCTCATATCCTGGAAGGTCTCATCATCGCCCTCAATAACATCGATGAAGTAGTTGCCGTCATCAAAGCATCCAAGAGTCCCCAGGAGGCGGCAGCCGCCCTGTGCAGCCGTTTCTCGCTGACGGACATGCAGGCCAAGGCGATCCTGGACATGAGGCTGCAACGTCTCACGGGATTGGAACAGAGCAAGATCAAGGAAGAATTCGAGGCCATCTTAAAGGAAATCGAGCGGTTGCAGGGCATCCTCGATGATCCCCAAAAGGTCCTGGAGGTGATCATCTCGGAGACGGAGGAGATCATCGAGCGGTACGGCGATGAAAGGCGGACGGAGATCGTGGCCAGTTCGGAAGACATCAATATCGAGGATATGATCGCTGAAGAAGAAATGGTGGTCACCTACTCGCAGGGCGGGTACATCAAGCGCAATCCCTCCAGCCTTTACAGAACCCAGCGCCGGGGCGGGCGGGGAAAGGTCGGGATGATGACCAAGGAAGAGGACGTCGTGGAGCGGCTCTTCATCGCCTCCACCCACGATTACATCCTGATCTTCACCAATGCCGGCCGGCTCTATTGGCTGAAGGTCTATCAGATCCCCCAGGCGGGAAGAATGGCCAAGGGCAAGCCCATCGTCAATCTGATCAATCTCGGACCGGAGGAGCGGGTGGCGGCGGTTCTTCCCGTGCGGTCCTTTGAAGAGGGGCAGGCGGTCATCATGGCCACCCGTGCGGGCATCGTCAAGAAGACCGATCTCTCCGCCTATTCCAATCCCCGTTCCGGCGGAATCATCGCCCTGACGATCGACGAAGGCGACGAGCTGGTCGATGTGAAGCTGACGGCAGGCGGTCAGGATGTCTTCCTGGCCACCCGGAAGGGAAAGGCCATCCGCTTTCACGAGGACGACATCCGCACCATGGGCAGAACGGCCCGGGGCGTGCGCGGCATCTCCATGGACGAAGATGATGTGGTCATCGGCATGGATATCCCGAAAGAGGGAAATGCCATCATCACCGTTTCCGAAAAGGGCTACGGCAAGCGGACGTCGGTTTCGGAGTATCGCCTGCAGAGCCGGGGCGGCAAGGGAACGATCAATCTGCGCGTTGTACCCAAGGGAGGACTGGTTGCGGGCATCCTGCAGGTTACGGGAGAG